A genomic segment from Nicotiana tabacum cultivar K326 chromosome 7, ASM71507v2, whole genome shotgun sequence encodes:
- the LOC107803004 gene encoding LOB domain-containing protein 37 translates to MSCNGCRILRKGCNENCILRQSLQSIESPHAQANATVFVAKFFGRAGLMSFLSSVPESQRPALFQSLLFESCGRTVNPVHGAVGLLWTGNWHVCQSAVETVLKGGVLRPLPEFSGATALPESDSASEANDVDLFRSQSFNFRSKRKVMDEVAEDLDLGLSSGFPAKMTATGSRMNRRTEKRREATPSLNSDESDTTTLESGFMCHQNPQQGQGDDTKLLRLFF, encoded by the exons ATGAGTTGCAACGGCTGTCGAATTCTCCGGAAAGGTTGCAACGAGAATTGCATACTGCGACAAAGTTTACAGAGCATTGAAAGCCCTCATGCTCAAGCTAATGCCACCGTCTTTGTCGCCAAATTCTTTGGCCGTGCTGGCCTCATGTCTTTCCTCTCCTCTGTTCCCGAATCTCAACGCCCAG CTTTATTCCAATCGCTGCTGTTCGAATCGTGTGGAAGGACGGTGAACCCGGTGCACGGAGCGGTCGGATTACTGTGGACGGGAAACTGGCACGTGTGCCAGTCTGCGGTAGAAACGGTGCTTAAAGGAGGCGTGTTACGGCCGTTGCCGGAGTTTTCAGGTGCAACAGCTTTACCGGAGTCCGATTCAGCATCCGAGGCGAACGATGTTGATCTCTTTAGATCGCAAAGCTTCAACTTCCGATCTAAGAGGAAAGTTATGGACGAGGTGGCGGAGGATCTAGATCTCGGATTATCGTCAGGATTCCCGGCGAAAATGACGGCCACCGGCAGTAGAATGAACCGGCGGACGGAGAAGAGACGAGAGGCTACGCCGTCGTTGAATTCAGATGAATCTGATACCACAACATTAGAAAGTGGTTTTATGTGCCATCAAAATCCACAACAAGGACAAGGAGATGATACTAAGCTTCTTAGATTGTTCTTTTGA